One region of Schistocerca gregaria isolate iqSchGreg1 chromosome 7, iqSchGreg1.2, whole genome shotgun sequence genomic DNA includes:
- the LOC126282503 gene encoding nipped-B-like protein B codes for MDQARVNIMDEDGVNSLHKYRVNSMDQERVNSMDQDRVNSVDQVRVNSMDQDMVNSMNQDRVNTMDQERVNSMDKDRVNSMDQEKVNSMDQDRVNSMEQDRVNSVHQDRVNSMDQDRVNSIFQDRVISMDHYRLNSMDQDKVNSMDQDRVNSIRQDRVKSLDQDRVNSMDQDRVNSMDEDRVNSLHKDRMNSMDQERLNNMKQDRVNSIHQDRVNSMNQDRINSMDQDRVDSMDQDRVNSIDQDRVNSMIQDSMDQDRVNSMDQDRLNSMEEDRVNSIYQDRVNSKDKDRVNSMDQDRVNTTHQDRVNSMDRENVNTIDQDRVNSMDQDRVSSMDQDRVNSVDHDRVNSMDQDRVNSMNQDRVNSMNQDRVNSIDQDRVNSIEQDRVNSKHKDRVNSVDQDWVNSIHQDRVNSMDQEKVNSIDQDRVNSMDQDRVNSMDQDRVNSMDQDRVNSMDQHRVNRMDQEIVKSMVQDRVNSMDQDSVNIMEQDRVNSMDQDRVNNMDQDRVNSMDQNRVNSMDQDRVDSM; via the coding sequence aTGGATCAGGCCAGGGTGAATATTATGGACGAGGACGGGGTGAACAGTTTACATAagtacagggtgaacagtatggaccaggaaagggtgaacagtatggaccaggacagggtgaacagtgtggaccaggtcagagtgaacagtatggaccaggacatggtgaacagtatgaaccaggacagggtgaacactatggaccaggaaagggtgaacagtatggacaaggacagggtgaacagtatggaccaggagaaggtgaacagtatggaccaagacagggtgaacagtatggagcaggacagggtgaacagtgtgcaccaggacagagtgaacagtatggaccaggacagggtgaacagtatattccaggacagggtgatcagtatggatcactacaggttgaacagtatggaccaggataaggtgaacagtatggatcaggacagggtgaacagtatacgccaggacagggtgaaaagtttggaccaggacagggtgaacagtatggatcaggacagggtgaacagtatggacgaggacagggtgaacagtttacataaggacaggatgaacagtatggaccaggagaggTTGAACAATATGAAacaggacagggtaaacagtatacaccaggacagggtgaacagtatgaaccaggacaggataaacagtatggaccaggacagggtggacagtatggaccaggacagggtgaacagtattgaccaggacagggtgaacagtatgatcCAGGACAGTATGgatcaggacagggtgaacagtatggaccaagacaggttgaacagtatggaggaggacagggtgaacagtatataccaggacagggtgaacagtaaagacaaggacagggtgaacagtatggaccaggacagggtaaacactacacaccaggacagggtgaacagtatggaccgggagaatgtgaacactattgaccaggacagggtgaacagtatggaccaggacagggtgagcagcatggaccaggacagggtgaacagtgtggaccacgacagagtgaacagtatggaccaggacagggtgaacagtatgaaccaggacagggtgaacagtatgaaccaggacagggtgaacagtattgaccaggacagggtgaacagtatcgaacaggacagggtgaacagtaaacacaaggacagggtgaacagtgtggaccAGGACTGGgtaaacagtatacaccaggacagggtgaacagtatggaccaggagaaggtgaacagtattgaccaggacagggtgaacagtatggaccaagacagggtaaacagtatggaccaggatagggtgaacagtatggaccaagacagggtgaacagtatggaccagcacAGGGTGAACAGAATGGACCAGGAAATTGTGAAGAGTAtggtccaggacagggtgaacagtatggaccaggacagcgtCAACATTATggaacaggacagggtgaacagtatggaccaggacagggtgaacaatatggaccaggacagggtgaacagtatggaccagaacagggtgaacagtatggaccaggacagggtggacAGTATGTAA
- the LOC126282505 gene encoding uncharacterized protein LOC126282505, which produces MDQDRVNSIHQDRPNSIDQDRVNSMEQDRLNNKDQDRVNNIDQDRVNSMNQDRLNSLDHDRVNIRDQDRVNSMDQDWVNSMDQEKVDSIHQDSLNSMDQDMVNSMDKNRVNSMDQDRVNGMDQDRVNSMDQDRVNGMDQHRVNSIHQDSVSSMYQDSVDTIHQDRVNIIDQDRVNSMDQDRVNSIDQECENSMDQDKGNIMDQDRGEQNTPGQGEQYGPVQGEQYGPGQGEKCGPGQGEQYGPGHGEQYGPGLGEQYEPGQGVQYVRGQCEQYGPGQDEQYGPGHGEQYTPGQGEQYGPGQGEQCRPGQSEQYGPGQGEQYGPGLGVPYGPGQCVQNVRGQCELYGPGQGEQYGPGQGEQYGRRQGEQYTPKQGEQYGPGHGEQYGPGQGERYGQGQGEKYGRRQVQGEQYGQGQGDQYGPRQGEKYGPRQVEQYTPVQGEQYGLGVGVQYGPGQGEQYGPGQGEQYVRGQGEQYGPGQVEQYGLGQGEQYTPGQREQYVPEQCEQYTPGQCEQYGPGQTEQFTPGKGEQIGPGQGEQYGSGQGEQHGPGQGEQ; this is translated from the exons atggaccaggacagggtgaacagtatacaccaggacaggccgaacagtatagaccaggacagggtgaacagtatggagcaGGACAGGCTGAACAAtaaggaccaggacagggtgaacaatatagaccaggacagagtgaacagtatgaaccaggaCAGGTTGAACAGTTTGGACCACGACAGGGTGAACATTCGGGAccaagacagggtgaacagtatggaccaggactgggtgaacagtatggatcaggagaaggtggacagtatacaccaggacagcttgaacagtatggatcaggacatggtgaacagtatggacaagaacagggtgaacagtatggaccaggacagggtgaacggtatggaccaggacagggtcaacagtatggaccaggataggGTGAATGGTATGGACCagcacagggtgaacagtatacaccaggacagcgtGAGCAGTATGTACCAGGACAGTGTGGACactatacaccaggacagggtgaacattattgaccaggacagggtgaacagtatggaccaggacagggtgaacagtatagaccaggaatgtgagaacagtatggaccaggacaaggGGAAcattatggaccaggacagg GGTGAACAGAacacaccaggacagggtgaacagtatggaccagtacagggtgaacagtatggaccaggacagggtgaaaagtgtggaccaggacagggtgaacagtatggaccaggacacggtgaacagtatggaccaggactgggtgaacagtatgaaccaggaCAGGGTGTACAGTATGTAAGAGGACagtgtgaacagtatggaccaggacaggatgaacagtatggaccaggacacggtgaacagtatacaccaggacagggtgaacagtatggaccaggacagggtgaacagtgtcgaccaggacagagtgaacagtatggaccaggacagggtgaacagtatggaccaggactggGTGTACCGTATGGACCAGGGCAGTGTGTACAGAATGTAAGAGGACAGTGTGaactgtatggaccaggacagggtgaacagtatggaccaggacagggtgaacagtatggacgaagacagggtgaacagtatacaccaaaaCAGggcgaacagtatggaccaggacacggtgaacagtatggacccgGACAGGGTGAACGGTATGGACaaggacagggtgaaaagtatggacgaagacagg tgcagggtgaacagtatggacaaggACAGGGTGATCAGTATGGACCACGACAGGGTGAAAAGTACGGACCACGACAggttgaacagtatacaccagtacagggtgaacagtatggactagGAGTGGGtgtacagtatggaccaggacagggtgaacagtatggaccaggacagggtgaacagtatgtgcgaggacagggtgaacagtatggaccaggacaggttgaacagtatggactaggacagggtgaacagtatacaccaggacagcgtGAGCAGTATGTACCAGAACagtgtgaacagtatacaccaggacagtgtgaacagtatggaccaggacagactGAACAGTTTACACCAGGAAAGGGTGAACAgattggaccaggacagggtgaacagtatggatcaggacaaggtgaacagcatggaccaggacagggtgaacagtaa
- the LOC126282508 gene encoding S-antigen protein-like, with the protein MDQYRVNSIHQDRVNSMDQDRVNSIHQDKVNSMDKDRLNSLEQDSMEQDRLNNKDQDRVNNIDQDRVNSMNQDRLNSLDHDRVNIRDRDRVNSMDQDRVNSMDQEKVDSIHQDSLNSMDQEMVNSMNQNRVNSMDQDRVNGMDQDRVNSMDQDRVNSIHKDSVNSMYQDNVNTIHQDRVNIIDQDRVNSMNQDRVNSMDQECENSMDLDKGNIIYHDRVNSMDQDRMNSKDQGTVKSLYQEWVNSRDHHRVDRTQQDRVNSMNQYRVNSMDQDRVKSVDQDRVNSMDQDTVNSMDQDWVNSMNQDRVYSM; encoded by the coding sequence atggaccagtacagggtgaacagtatacaccaggacagggtgaacagcatggaccaggacagggtgaacagtatacaccaggacaaggtgaacagtatggacaaggACAGGTTGAACAGTTTGGAGCAGGACAGTATGGAGCAGGACAGGTTGAACAAtaaggaccaggacagggtgaacaatatagaccaggacagggtgaacagtatgaaccaggaCAGGTTGAACAGTTTGGACCACGACAGGGTGAACATTCGGGACcgagacagggtgaacagtatggaccaggacagggtgaacagtatggatcaggagaaggtggacagtatacaccaggacagcttGAACAGTATGGATCAAGAAATGGTGAACAGTATGAACCagaacagggtgaacagtatggaccaggacagggtgaacggtatggaccaggacagggtcaacagtatggaccaggatagggtgaacagtatacacaaGGACAGCGTGAACAGTATGTACCAGGACAATGTGAACactatacaccaggacagggtgaacattattgaccaggacagggtgaacagtatgaaccaggacagggtgaacagtatggaccaggaatgTGAGAACAGTATGGACCTGGACAAGGGGAACATTATCTACcacgacagggtgaacagtatggaccaggacaggatgaACAGTAAGGACCAGGGGACGGTGAAAAGTTTGTACCAGGAATGGGTGAACAGTAGAGACCACCACAGGGTGGACAGAACAcagcaggacagggtgaacagtatgaaccagtacagggtgaacagtatggaccaggacagggtgaaaagtgtggaccaggacagggtgaacagtatggaccaggacacggtgaacagtatggaccaggactgggtgaacagtatgaaccaggaCAGGGTGTACAGTATGTAA
- the LOC126282509 gene encoding S-antigen protein-like, with amino-acid sequence MDQYRVNSIHQERVDNMDQDRVNSIHEDRVNSMDQDRVNSMEQDRLNNKDQDRVNNIDQDRVNSMNQDRLNSLDYDRVNIRDRDRVNSMDQDRVNSMDQEKVDSIHQDSLNSMDQNMVNSMDQNRVNSMEQDRVNGMDQDRVNSMDQDRVNGMDQDRVNSIHQDSVNSMYQDSANTIHQDRVNIIDQDRVNSMDQDRVNSMDQECENSMDQDKGNSMNQDRVYSM; translated from the coding sequence ATGGACcagtacagggtgaacagtatacaccaggagagggtggacaacatggaccaggacagggtgaacagtatacacgaggacagggtgaacagtatggaccaggacagggtgaacagtatggagcaGGACAGGTTGAACAAtaaggaccaggacagggtgaacaatatagaccaggacagggtgaacagtatgaaccaggaCAGGTTGAACAGTTTGGACTACGACAGGGTGAACATTCGGGACcgagacagggtgaacagtatggaccaggacagggtgaacagtatggatcaggagaaggtggacagtatacaccaggacagcttgaacagtatggatcagaacatggtgaacagtatggaccagaacagggtgaacagtatggaacaggacagggtgaacggtatggaccaggacagggtcaacagtatggaccaggataggGTGAacggtatggaccaggacagggtgaacagtatacaccaggacagcgtGAACAGTATGTACCAGGACAGTGCGAACAccatacaccaggacagggtgaacattattgaccaggacagggtgaacagtatggaccaggacagggtgaacagtatggaccaggaatgtgagaacagtatggaccaggacaaggGGAACAGTATGAACCAGGACAGGGTGTACAGTATGTAA
- the LOC126282507 gene encoding uncharacterized protein LOC126282507, producing the protein MDQDRVNSIHQDRVNSMDQDRVNSMEQDRLNNKDQDRVNNIDQDRVNSMNQDRLNSLDHDRVNIRDQDRVNSMDQDWVNSMDQEKVDSIHQDSLNSMDQGMVNSMDKNRVNSMDQDRVNGMDQDRVNSMDQDRVNGMDQHRVNSIHQDSVNSMYQDSVDTIHQDRLNIIDQDRVNSMDQDRVNSMDQECENSMDQDKGNIMDQERVNSMDQDRVNSIDQDIVNSMDQDRVNRMEQDRGEQYGPGQGEQYTPGQGEQYGPGQGVQYGLGQDELYGPGKGEQYVRGQGAQNGPEQGEQYVRGWGERYGPGQGEQYGPGQGEQYGPRQGEEYGPRQGEQYTPGQREQYVLGQCEQYTPRQGEQYGPGQAEQFKPGKGEQIGPGQGEQYGPGQGEQYGHGQGEQYTPGQREQYVPGQCEHYTPGQGQGEQYGPVQGEQNTPGQGEQYSPIQGEKYGPGQGEQCRPGQCEQYGPGQGEQYGPGLGVPYGPGQGVQNVRGQCELYGPGQGEQYGPGQEEQYARRQGQGEKYGRRQGEQYTPRQGEQYGPGEGVQYGPGQGVQYGPGQGEQYVRGHCEQYGPGQVDQYGLGQGEQYTPGQREQYVPEQCEQYTPGQGEQHGPGQTEQFTPGKGEQIGPGQGEQYGSGQGEQHGPGQGELYTPGQDEQYGPGQGEQYGAGQVEH; encoded by the exons atggaccaggacagggtgaacagtatacaccaggacagggtgaacagtatggaccaggacagggtgaacagtatggagcaGGACAGGCTGAACAAtaaggaccaggacagggtgaacaatatagaccaggacagagtgaacagtatgaaccaggaCAGGTTGAACAGTTTGGACCACGACAGGGTGAACATTCGGGAccaagacagggtgaacagtatggaccaggactgggtgaacagtatggatcaggagaaggtggacagtatacaccaggacagcttgaacagtatggatcagggcatggtgaacagtatggacaagaacagggtgaacagtatggaccaggacagggtgaacggtatggaccaggacagggtcaacagtatggaccaggataggGTGAATGGTATGGACCagcacagggtgaacagtatacaccaggacagcgtGAACAGTATGTACCAGGACAGTGTGGACACTATACACCAGGACAGGTTGAACATtattgaccaggacagggtgaacagtatggaccaggacagggtgaacagtatggaccaggaatgtgagaacagtatggaccaggacaaggGGAACATTatggaccaggaaagggtgaacagtatggaccaggacagggtgaacagtatagaccaggacattgtgaacagtatggaccaggacagggtgaaccgtatggaacaggacagg ggtgaacagtatggaccaggacagggtgaacagtatacaccaggacagggtgaacagtatggaccaggacagggtgtgcAGTATGGACTAGGACAGGATGAACTGTATGGTCCAGGGAAGGGTGAACAGTATGTGCGAGGACAGGGTGCACAGAATGGACCagaacagggtgaacagtatgtacGAGGATGGGGTGAacggtatggaccaggacagggtgaacagtatggaccaggacagggtgaacagtatggaccacgacagggtgaagagtatggaccacgacagggtgaacagtatacaccaggacagcgtGAGCAGTATGTACTAGGACagtgtgaacagtatacaccaagacagggtgaacagtatggaccaggacaggctgAACAGTTTAAACCAGGAAAGGGTGAACAgattggaccaggacagggtgaacagtatggaccaggacaaggtgaacagtatggacacggacagggtgaacagtatacaccaggacagcgtGAACAGTATGTACCAGGACAGTGTGAACactatacaccaggacagg gacagggtgaacagtatggaccagtacaGGGTGAACAGAacacaccaggacagggtgaacagtattcacccatacagggtgaaaagtatggaccaggacagggtgaacagtgtcgaccaggacagtgtgaacagtatggaccaggacagggtgaacagtatggaccaggactggGTGTaccgtatggaccaggacagggtgtacAGAATGTAAGAGGACAGTGTGaactgtatggaccaggacagggtgaacagtatggaccaggacaggaagAACAGTATGCAcgaagacagg gacagggtgaaaagtatggacgaagacagggtgaacagtatacaccaagacagggtgaacagtatggaccaggagagggtgtacagtatggaccaggacagggtgtacagtatggaccaggacagggtgaacagtatgtgcGAGGACactgtgaacagtatggaccaggacaggttgATCAGTATGGactaggacagggtgaacagtatacaccaggacagcgtGAGCAGTATGTACCAGAACagtgtgaacagtatacaccaggacagggtgaacagcatgGACCAGGACAGACTGAACAGTTTACACCAGGAAAGGGTGAACAgattggaccaggacagggtgaacagtatggatcaggacaaggtgaacagcatggaccaggacagggtgaactgtatacaccaggacaggatgaacagtatggaccaggacagggtgaacagtatggagcaGGACAGGTTGAACATtaa
- the LOC126282506 gene encoding nipped-B-like protein B, whose product MNSMDQDRVNSMEQDRLNIKDQDRVNNIDQNWMNSMDQDRLNSMDQDRVNSRDQDRVNSMDQDRVNSMDQDRVCSMDQDRMNSMVQGRVNSMCEDRVNSMDQDRVNSMYEDGVNGMDQDRVNSMDQVRVNSMDHDRVKSMDHDRVNSIHQDSGEQYGPGQAEQFKPGKGEQIGPGQGEQYGPGQGEQYEQGQGEQYGPGEVEEYRP is encoded by the exons atgaacagtatggaccaggacagggtgaacagtatggagcaGGACAGGTTGAACATtaaggaccaggacagggtgaacaataTAGACCAGAACtggatgaacagtatggaccaggacaggttgaacagtatggaccaggacagggtgaacagtcgggaccaagacagggtgaacagtatggaccaggacagggtgaacagtatggaccaggacagggtgtgcAGTATGGACCAAGACAGGATGAACAGTATGGTCCAGGGAAGGGTGAACAGTATGTgcgaggacagggtgaacagtatggaccaggacagggtgaacagtatgtacGAGGACGGGGTGAacggtatggaccaggacagggtgaacagtatggaccaggtcAGGGTGAATAGTATGGACCACGACAGGGTGAAGAGTATGGACcacgacagggtgaacagtatacaccaggacagc ggtgaacagtatggaccaggacaggctgAACAGTTTAAACCAGGAAAGGGTGAACAgattggaccaggacagggtgaacagtatggaccaggacaaggtgaacagtatgaacaaggacagggtgaacagtatggaccaggagaggTTGAAGAGTATAGACCATGA
- the LOC126282504 gene encoding nipped-B-like protein B, whose amino-acid sequence MDQDRLNSLHQERVNRLDQDRVNSMDQDKVNSMDQARVNSIHQNRMNSMVQDRVNSMEQDRLNIKDQDRVNNIDQNWMNSMDQDRLNSMDQDRVNSRDQDRVNSMDQDRVNSMDQEKVDSIHQDSMNSMGQDMVNSMDQYRVNSMDKDRVNGMDQDKVNSMDQDRVNGMDQEMVNSIHQDRVNSMYQDSVNSIHQDRVNSMDQDRVNSMDQDRVNSMDQDRVNCIDQDIVNSMDQDRVNSMEQDRVNSRDQNRVNSMDQYRVNSMDQDRVNSMDHDRVKSMDRDRVNSIHQDRVNSMDQDRVCSMDQERMNSMVQGRVNSMCEDRVNSMDQDRVNSMYEDGVNGMDQDRVNSMDQDRVNSMDHDRVKSMDHNRVNSIHQDSGEQYGPGQAEQFKPGKGEQIGPGQGEQYGPGQGEQYEQGQGEQYGPGEVEEYRP is encoded by the exons atggaccaggacagactGAACAGTTTACACCAGGAAAGGGTGAACAgattggaccaggacagggtgaacagtatggatcaggacaAGGTGAACAGCATGGACCAGgccagggtgaacagtatacaccagaacaggatgaacagtatggtccaggacagggtgaacagtatggagcaGGACAGGTTGAACATtaaggaccaggacagggtgaacaataTAGACCAGAACtggatgaacagtatggaccaggacaggttgaacagtatggaccaggacagggtgaacagtcgggatcaggacagggtgaacagtatggaccaggacagggtgaacagtatggatcaggagaaggtggacagtatacaccaggacagcatGAATAGTATGGGTCAGGacatggtgaacagtatggaccagtatagggtgaacagtatggacaaggacagggtgaacggtatggaccaggacaaggtcaacagtatggaccaggacagggtgaacggtATGGACCAGGAGatggtgaacagtatacaccaggacagagtgaacagtatgtaccaggacagtgtgaacagtatacaccaggacagggtgaacagtatggaccaggacagggtgaacagtatggaccaggacagggtgaacagtatggaccaggacagggtgaactgtaTAGACCAGGACattgtgaacagtatggaccaggacagggtgaacagtatggaacaggacagggtgaacagtagggACCagaacagggtgaacagtatggaccagtacagggtgaacagtatggaccaggacagggtgaacagtatggaccacgaCAGAGTGAAGAGTATGGACcgcgacagggtgaacagtatacaccaggacagggtgaacagtatggaccaggacagggtgtgcAGTATGGACCAAGAGAGGATGAACAGTATGGTCCAGGGAAGGGTGAACAGTATGTgcgaggacagggtgaacagtatggaccaggacagggtgaacagtatgtacGAGGACGGGGTGAacggtatggaccaggacagggtgaacagtatggaccaggacagggtgaatagtatggaccacgacagggtgaagagtatggaccacaacagggtgaacagtatacaccaggacagc ggtgaacagtatggaccaggacaggctgAACAGTTTAAACCAGGAAAGGGTGAACAgattggaccaggacagggtgaacagtatggaccaggacaaggtgaacagtatgaacaaggacagggtgaacagtatggaccaggagaggTTGAAGAGTATAGACcatga